The Deltaproteobacteria bacterium genomic interval TAATCAATATCCGCCCTGAGCGTGGCAAGCGGGACTCTGCCTTCCCTGTACCATTCCTTCCTCGCAATCTCCGTCCCCCCGAGTCTTCCTGAAACCATGATTTTAATGCCGAGCGCTCCGAGTCTCATCGCGGACGAGAGGCCCCTTTTCATAGCGCGCCTGAACGCCACGCGCCTCTCTATCTGGAGGGCGACGTTCTCCGCCACCAATTGGGCGTCTATTTCCGGACGCTTGACCTCTCGGATGTCGAGGTAGATATCCTTCCCCGTCATTTTCGAGAGCCTCTGCCTGAGGGCCTCAATCTCCTGCCCTTTCCTTCCTATTATCATCCCCGGGCGGGCCGAGTGTATTACTATCCTGACCCTCTCGGACGCCGCTCTCTCAAGCTCGATCTTCGAAATCGCCGCCTGATAAAATTCCTTTTTAATAAGATTCCTTATCTTCAAATCCTCGTGAAGGAGCTCCGTGTATCGCTGTTTTTCGGCATACCATTTGGAGTCCCAGCCTTTCGTAATTCCAACTCTCAGCCCTATAGGGTTAACTTTCTGACCCAATTTAAAGCCCCCTTTCTTCAAGTACTATTGTTATGTGGCTCATTCTTCTTTTTCTCTGGTCCGCGCGCCCCCTGGCCCTCGGCCTTACCCTCTTGAGCATAGGCCCCTTTGAGGCGTACACTTCCTTTATGTAAAGAGTCTCAGTATCGCTGTGACCTTTCTCGGAAGCGTTGGCGACGGCTGATTTCAGGAGTTTGGCAATATCCGGGGCCGACCTTTTACGGAGCGAAGAAAGTATCGAAAAAGCGTTTTCCACTCCGTTTCCTCTTATAAGCTCCAACACAGGGCCAAGCTTCTTGGGTGATGATCTGTAATATTTTTTTACAGCTTGAGATACCATTGTTTTCCCTTCTGTTTATTTTCTACCTTTTTCCAACTTTGGCCTTCTTGTCCCCCGCGTGACTCGAAAATGTGCGGGTGGGAGAGAACTCTCCCAGCTTGTGACCGACCATGTGCTCGGTGACGTAAACCGGTATAAACTTTCTCCCGTTGTGCACCGCAAACGTAAGGCCCATCATATCAGGCGTAATCATTGAATTTCTTGACCATGTTTTTATTATACGACCGCTGCCCAAAGCCTTCTCCGCTTCTACCTTCTTCTGCAGTTTATCGCTTACATACGGTCCTTTTTTATTTGATCTGGGCATGACTTCTCCTTAATCCATTCCGTATCCAATTCTTCTACGCTTCACTATAAACTTATCGGTTCTCTTGTTCTTTCTCGTTTTATATCCGATTGTAATCCAGCCCCAGGGAGATACAGGATGAGGATTGCCCTTGGTCGCTTTTCCCTCGCCTCCGCCGTGGGGGTGATCGACAGGGTTCATTGCGACTCCCCTGACATGGGGTCTTTTCCC includes:
- the rpsC gene encoding 30S ribosomal protein S3, giving the protein MGQKVNPIGLRVGITKGWDSKWYAEKQRYTELLHEDLKIRNLIKKEFYQAAISKIELERAASERVRIVIHSARPGMIIGRKGQEIEALRQRLSKMTGKDIYLDIREVKRPEIDAQLVAENVALQIERRVAFRRAMKRGLSSAMRLGALGIKIMVSGRLGGTEIARKEWYREGRVPLATLRADIDYGFAEASTTYGIIGVKVWIFKGEILERKSKQVV
- the rplV gene encoding 50S ribosomal protein L22; amino-acid sequence: MVSQAVKKYYRSSPKKLGPVLELIRGNGVENAFSILSSLRKRSAPDIAKLLKSAVANASEKGHSDTETLYIKEVYASKGPMLKRVRPRARGRADQRKRRMSHITIVLEERGL
- the rpsS gene encoding 30S ribosomal protein S19 encodes the protein MPRSNKKGPYVSDKLQKKVEAEKALGSGRIIKTWSRNSMITPDMMGLTFAVHNGRKFIPVYVTEHMVGHKLGEFSPTRTFSSHAGDKKAKVGKR